The DNA segment GAAATTCACGGGATCAGACGTGATTACTGTAACAGATGGATCATTGACAAATCTTCTGAGACTTCTCAGATTGAGATCTTTAATACAGAGTCGTATTGACCAGTCTGGCTACAGAGACGCCATGTGTTCCTTTCCACAAGTTTTGGTTTGAGTGTTCTAAGTGTCACATGATGAGTTTATATTCCGCTCATATCGGCTATCAAACCATACCGAATTGCTTGAACTGACCAGGTTAATTACTACCAGTTTGAACCAGTTCCAATTTGATTCAGTTTGATAGGCAAATATACTTTTGAAAAAATAATGCATAGTGTTAAGGGTGATATTTAAACTTTTGTTATATAGCAAGCATGTATACCTTACCAATAAATTATGAATTAAATAGTTAAATATTACTCATTCCGTTCCACAATACATGCTTTTGTAGAGAAtttttttgttccataataCATATCATTTTGATTCAATCATACACATTTAAATTGTTTGTTACCAAATATACTCTCATTTAAATTGCCTTTTTAATTTGGAAATAGATACAAATTAATAAGTTGATGCAATTAATACAAGGATAACAaagtcttttagttaaaattaattgtttttcttaatttttgtgGAACATAGAGAGTATTTAGTATTGTAAAAGTAAAATCACTCACACCTTcgtaataaaattaataataataattcaagaagaattataatgtttttttagaacagaAGAATTAATATATGTTGATAATAAAAATTGACTAGACCATAGAAGATAGGTATGACTTTGTATTTATTGTGAGAATCGGCTTGGCCGACACTCACATAAGATGAGTTGTTAATTAGTTTGCCTTTTCTTATTTTGTTTGGGTTTCACCTATTGGGATATCTCCCCAAATCCCACATTGGTTAAAAGTGTTGTAGAGGGATGTGTGAATCCCACATTGCTTAGAAATAAGGAAGTCAATAGGGAGTTCCCTTATAAATAAGCTTTAGACTTTTAGTTGATGTATTCCACATTCTCAAGGCTAGTTAACTAGGAGGTGTAACTTAGACTTTGAGTTTGTGTGTGAGAGCGAGGGTTTTTTGCTACAGTTTTGTTCATCCAAAAATTGTAATCCTATAATAGTGGAGATTTAAGAGGCCTACAGGTCTCGTGGTTTTTATCTCTTATTGTAGAGGTTTCCACGCTAAAATTGTTGTGTGCCTTTATTGCTTTTCTCTGTTATTTCTTTGTGTGAGtgtgtgtttgtttgtttggccacaacaaagtggtatcagagccgaggtTCGGCCTAGGGAGGGTATATAATAGAGGAAGAGCATAAGCCGAGCTGTAAAGAAGATGTCGTCTACAAAGTTCAAGTATGAGATTCCGCTCTTTGATGGAAAGAGTAATTTCACGTTGTGGCAAAGTATGATTCAAGACTATTTGGTCCAGCAGGGTCTTGACATCGCGTTAGAGAAGAAGACCGACGGTATGAAAGATACTGAATGGAGTACGATTCAGAGAAAGGCTGTCAGTACTATCAGGTTAGCCATTGCTCTCCAAATTAAGATGATTGTATTGACGGAGACATCTCCGAAAGAGTTATGGAAGAAGTTGGAGATCACTTATTTGTCGAAGTCGTTGGCTAGCCGGTTGTGTCTGAAGATGAATCTGTACACACTCATAATGGAACATGGAGGTAACATTCTTGACcacattaataattttaatcaaTTGGTGTGTTAGTTATTGAGTATTGGAGAGAAGATTGAGGATGAAGAGTAGTCGTTGCTCTTGTTAGCTTCTTTGCCTAGATCTTTCAAGTCGTTAGTGTAAATGATGTTAGTGGAGGAGAAATAAATGATGTGATGGCGGCTTTGAAAGAGAATGAGAAGATGATGCGAGAAGATGAAATTTGTTCCAAGATACTCATAGCTGGAGAGAGTGGAGAAAAGGGAGGAACCATACGAAGAGTGACCGTGGCGGGAGATCAAGATCTCGGCAAAAGGATATGAGTACTATTGAGTGCTTTTATTATGTTGAATCCGGTCACATGCAATCCCATTGCCCACAGTTTAGGGAGGACTTGAAGAGCCTATGGAAGGGTAATGGTAAAAATGGCGAATCCTCTGCTAATGTGGTTGAAGATCGTGAGTTTTTATTGATTGCTGCAGATGATCTTGTTGAAGCTCATTCTGATTGGATGTTAAATTCTGCTGCTGATATTCGAGATCGAGCTTGTTTTGACACTTTACAGGTTGATGGAGATTTTGGCTACATTCTGAGTGGGAGAAATTTGAAGATGAAGATTGAAGGTGTCAGAAGAGTCTGCCTGAAGCTCCATAATGGTGTTGTCAAAACACTTGCTGATGTGAAGTTTGTGCGTAGTGCTAAAGCCAATATAATTTCGTTGGGAGAGTTGGCTTCACGTGGGTACAAATATGTTGGAGCCGGCATGTTTTGCAAAGTGTTCAAAGGTGGAAGCTTGATATCGCAAGGAATGAAAAGAGGGAAATAGATTTATTATCTGGATGGATGTTCTCTTAGCAgaatgaagaaaaagaagactGCAAAGAGGTTCAGTTTTCTGAAGATGTTGAGATATGTGGGGATTTGGGTCGAGGGAGGATTTGTTGGGATATCTCCCTAAATCCCACATTGGTTAAAAGTGTTTTAAAAGGATGTGCGAATCCCACATTGCTTAGAAATAAGGAAGTCAATGACGAGTTCCTTTATAAATAGACTTTAGGCCTTTAGTTGATGTATTCCAGATTCTCAAGGCTAGTTAACTAGGAGGTGTAACTTAGGCTTTGAGTTTGTGTGAGAGAGCGAGagttttttgttacaattttgtCCGTCCAAAAATTGTAATTCTTTGATAGTGGAGATTTAAGAGGCATAAGTGTCCCGTGGTTTTTATCTCTTATTGAAGAGGTTTTCACGCTAAAATTATTGTGTGCCTTTTTTgcttttctctatttttttatgTGGGTGTGTGTTTGGTTGTTTGACTCCAACATCACCCTCTTccgatcaaaaaaaaaaaaaattataatccaATTTATTGGAGGCATCTTAAAGGGTTAGACTatggctctgttctttatcgctaaaaaaactgaactgaactgaattgaactgaactgaactgaactgaattgaattgaactgaactgaactaaactgaattgaactgaactgaatgctactgaatactgaactaaattgaactgaactaaactgaatttaactgaatgttattgaacttaactgaattataccgaacttaaccgaacttaacaataatgatgatatttgactttaaaataattttaatgataatattggacattaataaacttataataataatggttctaataaatttaataatatgaataataaataaatatattattaaagataaaactaaattgaatatcaaataaaagctcgggttgataaaatcttggctcgataaaagcctatgaaattaaataaaaatgagtctaatttaaattaaaaatacaaattacatacaaacacaaatttacatataatttaaagcctatgaaattaaatacaaattttcatatgaatataaactcttaactttttattctaattaagggttaaagtgtaaatataacgttttgggtcaggagtaattttacccttaacgtctaaaatagtgcaattttattcctaatattaataaattcggtaaattttagaaataattcataatatgaatgtaattcctaatttttaaatatggttgcatactttagttttaaattttttattaaatgatatatactttaataaactatcatttcttgacttttatctaatttatagataatgataaagtataaataataataataatatataataataataaataatgataaattatagataaataataaaaataataattataatataataaataatgataaattactgaatgttgaaactggatgctgaaattgaatactgaactgaactgattgttactgaaattaaatgataaaaaataggACCTATGTTTACTTAGTTGAATTCATGAATTGTCAATCCGATTTAATTTATAAtccggtttttaaaacattaattaTCAACTTCATAAAAATAGAATTTGTTaaacagaaaataaatttagaaaTATTGCATTGGGTTGGGTCATCCACTTTGGTGGCTGATTTGTGTGTCAATGTCATGGAAGTTAGCAAAATATGCAAAGCAACCCCACTCATATTTATCACAAATGACGTGGCGGAACATGACATTTCATCAACgttaataaaagacaaaaacatTCCAAAAAGAGAATAACTGATGCCCCTATCTCGTCAACCATTTAATCACCCAATACCAAGCCAAAACGTCTCCATAATCAGTACTCAACTGACACCTGTCGGTCGTCAAATATACGTGGCGAATACCCATTGGACAACCCCACATCGAGTAGAAGCATCTTCGAAGCGACTCGAGTGTGGTAAAAGTTGCTGAGAAGGTTAAAGTTATTGGCTGGTGTTATTATATAAAGAGGGAAGATTGGCGAGTCATAAAACTCAAAGAAACAAAGTGACTCACTCAGTCTTCTCCCTTTCTCCCCTTCCCCGCTTCTCCCATTCTGTCTTTCAATCGGTATTTTATGTTTTGAAAGCAAGCCAGGTGAGGTGATTCAGAATATAGATCCAGGttcaatttaattttgttttcaattttaattttgttaacgATCTATCTAGATCTTtgagtttttaattttaagttatGGCAGCAGCTATAGATATATACAATAGCAGTTGTGCACCAATTTTTAGTGAAGAACTGATGAAAGCACTTGAGCCTTTTATGAAAAGTGCTTCTTCTGCACCTTCTTCTTATTGCTCTTATGACCCCCCAATTTCTTCCCAATCCAATTTCTACCTTGATTTTCAGTCCCCTCCTCCAAGTAGCCATATATTTTCTCAAACAGGGTCCATAGGCCTTAATCATCTAACCCCATCTCAAATCCTTCAAATCCAAGCCCAAATTTCCACAAATTCACACAGCTGCTTGGCTCCAAAACTTGTGCCAATGAAACAATCTGCCTCTACTGCTACTAAGCCAACAAAGCTCTACAGAGGAGTCAGGCAGAGGCATTGGGGGAAATGGGTAGCTGAGATTAGACTCCCTAAAAACAGGACAAGATTATGGCTTGGTACTTTTGTCACTGCTCAAGAGGCTGCCTTGGCTTATGACAAGGCTGCTTATAAGCTAAGAGGTGAATTTGCCAGACTTAATTTTCCCAATCTTCGTCACCAAATTTCCTCTGGATTTGGGGATTTGAAGCCCCTCCATTCCTCTGTTGATGCTAAGTTGCAAGCTATTTGTCAAAGCTTGGCTAACTCACAGAAACTGGGGAAAGCAGGGGATTCAAAGGAAAAGAAATCAGTTGACTACTCTGTTAAAAACGAGTTGGAGATATCATCAGCATCTGAAGAATCATCGGGTGGTTCTTCTTCACCTGAATCTGAAATTTCATTCTTGGATTTCTCTGATTCTTGTTCACAGTGGGATGAAACGGAGAATTTTGGTTTGGAGAAGTTTCCTTCAGTGGAAATTGATTGGGCAGCTCTTTGATAATGTAATATCTAGTTGTTTGTTTTTGTGTGTGAGTAGGCAGCTCTTGCAATCAAGTTTTTGGAATTTGCGGAGCTGCAATTAGGAATTAGTGTATGGTATTTCCATGTATGGTCTTGCTGGTACTTTTTATTCCTTGCTTGACCATAGGAAAGAGAGTGTCTCTGTAATTTCATTAGGTCTCTGTAATTACAGCATCAGtctttctttcaaatatatgaTATATTTCCCTGCAATTTTTATGTTAAGCATGTGATTCATTCTGTATTTGcttatttcattattttgttTCTTGCCCAAATTTATTTTGGaaataaatcataaaattaGAGGTGACAATGTTTTGGAATTTGAACTTGCGTAACAGTTCAACAAATTCAGCTTAAAGCGTTATCaacaaaatatattaataatcgGCTTATTCATACAATGTAACATACTACCTCCGTCCCATaatataagtcgttttagagattttcacataaattaagaaatacaatgaaTGTATAGCCCAATTAATGAATTTTACattggttaatttaaaaaaaaaattctttctcATGTAATGGTTAGGCAATAAGTATtggaattttaaaaaacacatagattaagataaaaaaattaatgcttGGGCCAAAAAACGAAACTAAAAATTCTTGGAAAACCAAAAcgacttatattttggaaaaaaaatcacTTGCTAAAACGACTTACATAATGGGACGGATGGAGtaatatttttattccaaaaatatcaaatatatttttggaaTAAAACATTATAAAATCAAAAAGCCGTGTATATGAAAAATGTACGGATACAAGAAAATCACAAGGAATAAATCCTTACAAAATCCATATAGGGATGAAAACGGCTACAAAAAGCAAAAAAAcccataaaaggtataaaaacataaaaaataatgaaacatATACTTCTTGAAAATCAAAATCCGCAGAAGAGTAATCGCAATCCGATTTTCATGATTCAAGCCATTTCGAATATTCGGATCAAAAGTTCTTTCTTTAGTTGCAACTATATAAATCTAttgatccacgtataaaataaattgtttctgcacttgctaaatccgaaagcAGTATTCTTAAAATGCggtttttaacatttttctaATATTACAAGCACTATATGATGTGATATTGATTATGAAAGAGaaataataaccaaatcaacaagttttcccgatctatcttaaggaattaacACCATCAAATAACAagcataaattggtgataacaaaccaatcccaaagaattaaagacaatgaaaggagatctaaccttacaccttcgaagaattaaattggaacctgagtgttgGACGATTCACTAataccttaccaaaatacttgttcacgatcaagataatattgcaagaatgatgacccggtctctcaagctcacaataaagaattcaatcccggattgaaaataattcccaaaggaaaagaagaacttttgttcataaaaatattgatgtcTGATTGATGAAATAAagaagaatacaagcctttatataggccaCAAaagaaacctaaacctaaactaaaaaggaagttgaatcctagtgcaccaaggtaaaagaaatcctaattagacaaagaaaaacattaaattcgtttttgtcctttagagcccaatttcagcctactaattaacattatttgggccttttaattagctaaaaataagcccaatcaaacctataaggttataacattaattttaatgagtctcAATGGGTTTTacacatgccaaacacatgcaagtccaaagtttctcttaaaacatgatcagcctttttacatatcactattatgggcttgggtttggatacaacacaaaaacacaccatctttaatgacttcgctagaatCCACTCCTTgcttaaagaagctcaagatgagtccattaagcatttgttgatctttctttgcacgatttttcgtcataggtccaactgacagctccaatggatccctcatgcttctactgggctccttaactccaagttCATTTGTTCCATACgcttgtgcttttgatatcacatcacTATAGGTTTCAAACTAAGTCTAAACAGAAATCCAATTCGTTTTCTTAGATCCATTCAATTCTAAAAAAATGCAATAATAAAAAGCCTACTGCACAGTCTAAAAGTGGAACGATACTTTTACACATTTGACAGTCTATTAATGGTAATATCTgccttttcttttattattattagtattattattatcatgtGATATTCCACTTTCTTTATTCTAATTAGTCACTGACATCATAGTGTACGCATGGGATCAACTCCAGCACAGTGTAGGGGGGAGTTTGACCATAGGCAAACTCAACCCTAAGCATTGACAAAGCTACGAGGAGGCTTCAACATCGAATGGTGAATGAGACATATCAACGTACGATGATGGTAGATGCCGAGTTGGTATAAGCAACACTATAGGGGACATGGACTACCTTGACGTTGGATCTCTGCCACCCCTTGGGTTAGTAGTCGATACTGGCTTAAATGATCCACCCTCGTCCACTAGGGACATGAGAGTCGGGAATTCATCCTTCGTGAAGGGAGGCGGATGTCTCCATAGAGGGAAACTCTATGGACATTATGGGACCGACGAGTGACCATAGTGCGTGTCCATTCTAGGGTGAGGTTTAACCAAAGGGAGACCTTCCGGGACGAAATACCGACAAACATATTGACGGGATGCTACTATGGGATAGACCCCTTCGGTAGGAGTTGGCTGGCTGAGATTTGGGGGAAAATCGAGGCACCCGCGAGGTTTCGGCCTAGCTCAGACCTGGCCCCGTAACACACATCACAGCACAACACAGCTCAACAAATATTTGTAGAAGTCAACTCAAAGTTTGGACTAGACTCTGCGACAGCCAATGCCAACTTATTTAGGCTATGAATGATGGTTTTGAATATGTTGAAAGCAATCTACATGTCAAAATAGACCTCACatatctttaaaaatatataagaaGTTCTATTTAAGGTTCtagaattttcaaaataaattttagattGTCATCGGACAAGTACGGAATTAAAACAGAGAAAACAACTAAAACAAAAAGTAATTACTTTTGTAAAGCTATGTCTTAAGTGTATTTTGTAAAGCTCTTAGAGTTACAATTTGGAATCATTGAAGAAGTATCATTTTGTAAAGCTATGTCTTAAGTGTATTCTGCAACTTGAATTTGGTGTAATAAGAGTTCATACGACATAGTTATGGAAAAAATATGAATGGTTGTCAAATCTGTCAACAGTTacgaataagaaaaataaaatcgaATTCAGCCATATTTCAATTCCAATGGCGGTCAAATTCGACCAAaataaaatcaaacaaaattaaTGGTATGAAACTTTTCTAGAGATGTAAATACTTGCTCAAAATACGTTTTTACACCATTAAAACAATAATTTAAAggtcaaataataaaatatagaaaCCCTAACTCATATGTTCTTCAACTAAAATCAGAACAATATTGAAACCAAATTGATATTATCCAAAATGCTTTTGCACGAGGATCAAGAATATGATAtttttagagcatctccaagagactcttagtggattcttaaaaaataatataaagaattgagtcttagtgatttgaggagtgactaatacatatcatctctaagagcatctccaaatGACTCTTAGtccactctctaaaaataatataaacaattgactcttagtgatttcaggagtgactaatacatatcatctccaacaatactcatCATATTttctccttatttattattttattattaaaattgttaattattgttatatttacgaATAGTGAAAAGAGAGACTCTTAAACAATAAATTATGATGTTGGAGTGGATTTTTAACtatccctcctcaaattttaacttaaaagtCAACTTTTTTTGTTGTTGAAAAGAGTCAACTTAAGAGGTTGTTGCAGATACTCTAATAATACTTCTCATATTcactcattatttattattttatactatgtatttttatatttaccaatagtgagagTAGATAGACTCctcaataataatataaaatgaagggtaaaatataaaaaaatgctATTGGTTTTTCGTATTTGCAAATAGaaatatgtggtttaaaagtttgcaaataaatgtatatagtatgttttttttacaaaacaaagtatttgaaATTACATTGTTAAATTCTGATGATAATTAAgagcatttttaattttttttaaggcttaatacatcatttgccccatgaacttgtccaaaaaggttgattgaccccttgaactttcaaagtgtcccaatagcccctcaacttgcataaaatgttcagttagtcctgttggagtttagtgtcctaaagacaattgttttaggatattaacattaatgaataaattgtttatttgatcatttgtttaataagatatatagcattaaaatgtaactatatataaaggcacaaatctttcataaagaaagtaaccctaagtatatttaagtagttataaagtgttcatacaagcatgaagtgagactgtactttataatagaccaatagacttaaagtaaacccaagtcaagtaatatgttaaaggggttggcatattactgttgagacttgcatgtaacagtgttttctgtcgagacagaaagctgatcttgttggtcccgtgtgattagttccaaaggggggtgggggttaggaactaatataactttttcgttttaattatgttgatttaatataattctttgagtttcacaactcagtttcggtcagcacggccgagtgatacgtaagacggctttagtcagatactgactagaactgttttacttaaGAGTTGGAAAATGatacttttgtggtcagcttccaactcagcactctgatttacccAGTGTccgcttaaacaatttatatactgagttaATATAGCAaccaacacatacagatatagattgagagagagttagaaattactcagcacgacttatcctcgttcggcctctccacctacgtctagtccccagaattcctccgggctttttcaatccaatactgagctctttaaaggtagagcacaaaccgtttacaaggcagttgaatatgcaagagtaccgtcctctattcgtctactcaactcctactaagtgctataaccgaacacctagatttctctaccgctgagtacttaaaaccgagtactcagcacaactctctcaattttacaattgatacaaacttgttctttttcagacaaagaacactttagatgattataaaATCAATCtaacttttacacagaaatggaaatttggtgtaagatctttttcttgttttgatgtgctttgtatgtatgcacTTTTCTTCTCTTGTATATATCTaaaatcggcaaaggatccaagaataaacttgtccttttatagttgaggtctgaagctgtaatgatttgaatctggatttacccgttggattcaaacggctttttCTTGCGAcctgttctggtcagcttcagattttgcAGGTCAATCTtatcgtctgaattccgcagtcatcaggcttgtcttcttcccgcaggtgcgtcttctagtgccagttcgtcttttagctaacagacagttgacccatgcatctcgaaattgactctgtgcgtaattccgaggtttctattattggtgcagacagttgtcggatcttgtcttttagcgaacggatcattcgtgctgtcctgatgaacactcagcttgactgtaTTGATGTTGCTTCTGTTCTGTATTTTTAAGCATTGGCTTAGAGGAAGACTTCctttctttgatactgagtttcgttccactcagcttctttggtcagcttcatctttgagtatttgttctgaagatgacttttcttttattatgctgagttgcacttcactcagcttgtgccgtgttcttatgctgacttcgtcctgtcttactttttttaattctgttttgatatatgtttatactcaatattgaacaaacatattagtacaattaaatcaaagcacttaaatttaattgccccttaatcatggattaacttaaataattttgtcaaatcaaaatcatgtggaaaggtgtttcaacaaatctcacaagctttagatattcagatatctagacaattacatggatccggtgaaggagttcattaggattaggacccggcttgagataacagaatggattgatttatctaatttgtcaactgttcatctcattggtattagtaggtataactaatcctcagactcaaacattcgttaattagtgattctggattatggagtctgatactttgattctgtgcgagcacgatccaacaggtgagagcttggggtgtgtgagagcagggttgggtatcacacaaagtaattgcagaatagttaatgtcagattgagcattcatcactcccgataagtgggagatatatccaaatggccgcttgtggtgaattgactgaaatccttgcaaggtgatagagttaagagtagaaatgaatatTTCACttatcttatcttttcagagtgaattcaacctgtaaaagtaaaaccagactctttgttatatgtaaccttgacacgttccatggttataaggaattgaccgacaagatatagttgatgaaagatcgtattatactgtacctaatgcagaaaggttaacatcagttatcaacctgacttcttaattgctctggggggaatatcataggttgtgctagtaacagctcgcgacggtattccgttatatatatgttggaattaatcgcgatgaataatttcaaaggatatatacggctagtggcaataaagaacctaatgggtcgcatatgggacttggaatcggaggaagaaaatgta comes from the Euphorbia lathyris chromosome 5, ddEupLath1.1, whole genome shotgun sequence genome and includes:
- the LOC136231209 gene encoding ethylene-responsive transcription factor RAP2-4, giving the protein MAAAIDIYNSSCAPIFSEELMKALEPFMKSASSAPSSYCSYDPPISSQSNFYLDFQSPPPSSHIFSQTGSIGLNHLTPSQILQIQAQISTNSHSCLAPKLVPMKQSASTATKPTKLYRGVRQRHWGKWVAEIRLPKNRTRLWLGTFVTAQEAALAYDKAAYKLRGEFARLNFPNLRHQISSGFGDLKPLHSSVDAKLQAICQSLANSQKLGKAGDSKEKKSVDYSVKNELEISSASEESSGGSSSPESEISFLDFSDSCSQWDETENFGLEKFPSVEIDWAAL